The nucleotide sequence CTCTCGTCGACCATATAGGAGAGTTCTTGCTCCGTCACAGGAGCGACCCCAATGCCTACGGTCCGCCTCGATGGAATGCTACGGCAGTTCGTCTCCGCGCGCTCGGTCCAGGTCGATGCGGATGATGTGTCCGGCCTCATCGATCGGATCGAAGAGACCTACCCTCGCCTCCGCTACCGTCTTCGGGACGAGGCAGGGATGCTCCGGCGGTTCGTCCGGATATTTGTCAACGGGGAGGACGTGTCGCTCGTCCCGGGCCTGACCACCCGGCTCCGGGCCGGGGATAAGGTGGATATCCTCCATTCGATTCAGGGGGGATGATGGCGCCCTCGCCTTCCTCCCGTGTCCGGCTCTATCTTGGGACCGAGAAGGGAACGTACGTCGCGACGACCGATCTCCGGAGGCGGAAGTGGAACGTCACCGGACCGTTCCAGCCCGGCTCGGCCGTCTTCCACATCGCCCCCGATCCACGTACCCCCGGTGATGTGTACGCGCTGGCCAACAGTGGATTCTGGGGCCCCGGCATCTTTCGGTCCCGAGATTACGGGGCGAAGTGGTCGGAGGTTGCGACTCCAGGCTTCCCGCCCCCTGGCAAACGCAA is from Thermoplasmata archaeon and encodes:
- a CDS encoding MoaD/ThiS family protein, giving the protein MPTVRLDGMLRQFVSARSVQVDADDVSGLIDRIEETYPRLRYRLRDEAGMLRRFVRIFVNGEDVSLVPGLTTRLRAGDKVDILHSIQGG